In Hevea brasiliensis isolate MT/VB/25A 57/8 chromosome 13, ASM3005281v1, whole genome shotgun sequence, a single genomic region encodes these proteins:
- the LOC131172245 gene encoding receptor-like protein Cf-9 homolog has product MENGSETQVLGEGQIKLELSSGNFLVLDGVFHDPFIRKNLISAMISVDAPFWKEAIKGEMDSLTSNKTWVLSDLPPGRKTIGCKWVFKKKLRADGSIEKFKARLLIALSSIYKLDIHQMDVKTTFLNVMEGYSDVNWISDSEETKSTSGYVFTISNGAVSWKAEETDLKALIGFQAKLTHDPLGITNSWNHSIHFCEWPGVKCRRVSAGIVRVATLYRPSVNLVGSISPHIGNLSFLSYLNLANNSFGGEIPEEIRGLRRLKILILDRNLLHGPLQVPPSSTTFLSLADNNFSGEIPSSICRLISLQHLYLSKKNVSGTIPKCFGNFRNLSVLDLGNNNLHGSIPATFVKGNSLSRLDLNGNQLEGPLPRSLFNCSKLVTLNLGNNRINGSFPYWLENLAELRVLVLRCNRFSGPIPTSKARFSFPRLLVIELSHNDFTGPLPARYFQQFQAMMKENTSEYYEVHMTIIIKGDDFEVTKSLIYLQ; this is encoded by the exons ATGGAGAATGGGAGTGAGACTCAAGTCTTAGGAGAAGGCCAAATAAAACTGGAATTGTCTTCTGGAAATTTTCTTGTATTAGATGGAGTCTTTCATGATCCTTTTATTAGGAAAAATTTAATTAGTGCTATGATTTCTGTTGATGCTCCATTTTGGAAAGAAGCAATTAAGGGTGAGATGGATTCTCTTACTTCTAATAAAACTTGGGTTTTATCTGATCTTCCACCTGGTCGCAAAACAATAGGgtgtaaatgggtttttaagaaaaaattaagGGCTGATGGTTCCATAGAAAAATTTAAAGCTAG GCTTTTGATTGCTTTATCTTCTATCTATAAGCTAGATATTCATCAAATGGATGTGAAGACAACCTTTTTAAATG TAATGGAAGGTTATAGTGATGTCAATTGGATTTCTGATTCAGAAGAAACTAAATCAACTAGTGGTTATGTTTTTACCATTAGCAATGGTGCAGTCTCATGGAA GGCAGAGGAGACAGACCTAAAAGCCTTGATTGGATTCCAGGCCAAACTAACCCACGATCCTCTTGGGATCACGAACTCCTGGAATCATAGCATCCACTTCTGTGAGTGGCCTGGTGTTAAATGCCGCCGTGTCAGTGCAGGCATCGTGAGGGTCGCGACCTTGTACCGGCCCTCTGTCAACCTTGTAGGTTCCATATCACCGCATATTGGCAACTTGAGCTTCCTGAGTTATCTGAATCTGGCAAATAATAGCTTTGGCGGAGAAATCCCTGAGGAAATCCGCGGTCTGCGTAGATTGAAGATTTTAATTCTGGACAGGAATCTGCTTCATGGTCCACTTCAAGTACCACCATCTTCCACAACATTTTTGTCCCTTGCAGACAACAATTTTTCTGGAGAGATTCCTTCCTCGATATGCAGGTTAATTTCTCTGCAGCATCTTTATTTGTCTAAAAAAAATGTAAGTGGAACTATTCCAAAATGCTTTGGAAACTTTAGAAATCTCTCTGTCTTGGATTTGGGAAACAATAATTTACATGGTAGCATACCAGCAACATTTGTGAAGGGTAACAGCTTGAGTCGTCTTGACTTGAATGGCAATCAATTGGAAGGGCCATTACCAAGATCTTTGTTTAATTGTAGCAAGTTAGTAACTTTGAACTTAGGGAACAACAGGATAAATGGATCTTTTCCCTACTGGTTGGAAAATCTTGCAGAGTTACGAGTTCTTGTTCTGCGATGCAACAGATTCTCTGGTCCCATACCAACCTCAAAAGCTCGATTTTCTTTCCCTCGCTTGTTAGTAATTGAACTCTCCCACAATGACTTCACAGGTCCTTTGCCAGCCAGATACTTTCAGCAATTCCAAGCCATGATGAAAGAGAACACCTCTGAATATTATGAGGTTCATATGACAATCATAATCAAAGGGGATGATTTTGAGGTGACCAAGTCCTTGATATATTTGCAATGA
- the LOC131172244 gene encoding receptor-like protein 9DC3 has protein sequence MCGLNSLEYLYLSKNNMSGTIPKCFENFSYLSVLDLGNLHGSISGTFVEGNSLSRLDLSGNHLEGPFPRSLINCSKLAVLNLGNNMINGSFPYWLENLAKLRVLVLRGNRFSGPIPTSKVQFPFLGLLVIDLSHNDFTGPLPARYFQQFQAMMKEESVEYYEVYVTITIKGVDFEVIKVLYIFAMIDLSNNQFKGEISENIGGLQHLKGLNFSHNYLTGHIPQTMGNLSNLEWLDLSSNKLVGGIPEQLVDLTFLEVINLSFNDLTGPIPKGKQFNTFGIESYEGNLGLCGFPLPKGCANDIAPPLPLPEGDHSAHVIFEWNIVLMGYASGLVAGVAMGYIAFQTGKPQWFVTMVEAKQRKMGKRSMRIRPPKGPSRI, from the coding sequence ATGTGCGGGTTAAATTCTCTGGAGTATCTTTATTTGTCTAAAaacaatatgagtggaactattccaAAATGTTTTGAAAACTTCAGCTATCTCTCTGTTTTGGATTTGGGAAATTTACATGGTAGCATATCGGGAACATTTGTGGAGGGTAATAGCTTGAGTCGACTTGACTTGAGTGGCAATCATTTGGAAGGACCATTTCCAAGGTCTTTGATTAATTGTAGCAAGTTAGCAGTTTTGAACTTAGGGAACAACATGATAAATGGATCTTTTCCCTACTGGTTGGAAAATCTTGCAAAGCTACGAGTTCTTGTTCTACGAGGCAACAGATTCTCGGGTCCCATACCTACCTCAAAAGTTCAATTTCCCTTCCTTGGCTTGTTAGTAATTGACCTCTCCCACAATGACTTCACAGGTCCTTTGCCAGCCAGATACTTTCAGCAATTCCAAGCCATGATGAAAGAGGAAAGTGTGGAATATTATGAGGTTTACGTGACAATCACAATCAAAGGGGTTGATTTTGAGGTGATCAAAGTCCTTTACATATTTGCAATGATTGATTTGTCAAATAATCAATTCAAAggagaaatttctgaaaatattGGAGGGCTTCAACATCTAAAAGGGTTGAATTTTTCTCATAATTATCTAACAGGACATATACCTCAAACAATGGGAAATTTGTCAAATCTTGAATGGTTAGACCTCTCCTCAAATAAGCTTGTTGGGGGCATTCCTGAGCAATTGGTAGATTTGACATTTCTTGAAGTTATAAATCTTTCATTCAATGATCTCACAGGACCTATTCCTAAAGGCAAACAATTCAACACATTTGGAATCGAGTCTTATGAAGGGAACTTGGGGTTATGTGGATTTCCATTACCAAAAGGTTGTGCCAATGATATTGCTCCACCGTTGCCGTTGCCTGAAGGGGATCACTCTGCACATGTTATTTTTGAGTGGAACATTGTACTTATGGGCTACGCAAGTGGATTGGTAGCCGGAGTGGCTATGGGGTATATTGCGTTTCAAACTGGAAAGCCCCAATGGTTTGTTACAATGGTGGAAGCAAAACAACGGAAAATGGGGAAAAGATCAATGAGGATTCGTCCTCCAAAGGGTCCAAgtagaatttaa